GTCTACAGCGCCGTCGCCCTCTCGACCCTCGGCCGAGGGCTCCGTGCCAGCCTCGATCCCGACGCCCGACGCTGACGCGCGGACCGTACCCTCTAGGAGACACCATGACCCAGATTCCTTCCGACCTGGCACTCCGCACCAGCGCGGAGCTGGAGCACGGCGAGGCGCCCATCGTCGCCCTCCTGCCCGTGGGCGCCACGGAGCAGCACGGACCCAACCTCGCCATCGGCACCGACACCCGCGCCGCCGAACGAATCGCGGGCCTCCTCGCCGAGCGGCTCGGCTCCCGCGCCGTGGCACTCCCGGCTCTCCCGTACGGCCTGTCCGAGCACCACATGGGCTTCCGAGGCACGCTGTCGATCGGTCCAGACGCCGTGCTCGCCGTCCTCCGCGACGTCGCCCGCAGTGCGCACCGGCAAGGCGTCCGCATGCTCATGTTCGTCAACGGCCATAATGGCAACACCGCGATCCTCAACGTCGCCGCGAACGCGATTCGGTACGAGGTCGGGATCGAGACGGCCTCGATGTTCTACTTCAAGCAGGCCGCAGACGTAATCCGCGAGGCTAGCCGAACCCCACGCTTCGGGCACGCCTGCGAGATCGAGACCAGCGTGATGCTGCACCTCGACGAAGCCTACGTTCGACGCGATGCTCTCGTCCCGGGCGACATGATCCCCCACGAGCGGCTCCACGCCGACAATACGGACCCGTTCTCCCTGTACGCTCCCGTCCCGTTCGACCGCCAGACCCGTAACGGCGC
The sequence above is a segment of the Trueperaceae bacterium genome. Coding sequences within it:
- a CDS encoding creatininase family protein gives rise to the protein MTQIPSDLALRTSAELEHGEAPIVALLPVGATEQHGPNLAIGTDTRAAERIAGLLAERLGSRAVALPALPYGLSEHHMGFRGTLSIGPDAVLAVLRDVARSAHRQGVRMLMFVNGHNGNTAILNVAANAIRYEVGIETASMFYFKQAADVIREASRTPRFGHACEIETSVMLHLDEAYVRRDALVPGDMIPHERLHADNTDPFSLYAPVPFDRQTRNGAFGDARYADEEVGRRIVDTALDRTVAFVDTFLAEIA